TTGCTATAGTTAAACAATAATATAAATAGATGTTCACTATACTTATATATTAATATATTAGCTGGTGTACAAAAATAAAGGATTGTCAATAATAAAATTGATAAACTGATAAAGTTATTTAAGGTCAACACTTCTTCTATAAGAGTAGTTTTCCTTTAATTGTATCTACCCTCTTTGGTTAAAGAATAGGGACAAAGGGTTCACGTAATATATGAAAATAAATATTAAAAATATTAGAGTAAAAAGTATTTGTGCAACATTATTTATCTCTTTATTCCTTTCTTGTAATAATGGGATAGAAGAATTTGAGAAGAGAAATACTTTCTTATCCTCACTTGCTAATTTGGGTAATGACTTCTTAGATGTCTTTACTTCTTTTGGGGATATGGTTACTGATACTTTGGGATTTAAGGCTGCTACTCCAAAAGCTAAGGTTGGAGATTATTTTAAGACAGTAAAAGAAGCTGTAGAAGGAGTTAAGGGTAAGCTTAATACAATTGTTGAGGACATGAAATCATCAAATAATCCTAATGCTTTTGCAACTGAGGCTGCTGTAACTAAGTTAGTTAGTGAAAAACTTACTAAGATGATTGAAGGTGCTAAGATTGTCAGTGAGGTTATTGGTAATGCTAGTGAGCTACTTGGCGATGTTGCTGAGACTAATGCAGGTGCTATTGGTGATGTTGATAATTTAGTAAAAGGAATTAAAAATATAGTAGATATAGTACTTAAAAATGAAGGTAATCCTGATGCTGGTGATGATACAAGTTCTGTTGACGAGTCTAATGGTAATGCTGGTGCTAAAAGAGTCACCGCTACAGCTGGTGCAGGTAAATTATTTGGTAGTGATAGTGCTGATACTGCAGGCTAATGCGGCGAAGGCAGCCAAAGATGCAGCAAAAGCTGTTGGAGCAGTAACTGGAGCTGATATATTACAAGCTATTTCTACAGGTATTAGTGGCAAAGCTGCTGTTTTAGCTAAAAATTCTGAAGCTAATAGTAATGTTACTGCTGCAAATGGTGCCACAGATGCAACTATAGCAGGAGCTATTGCATTAAGAGCGATGGCAAAGAATGGTAAATTTGCTGGTCCTAGTTCTAAATCCGATGCTGTTGCTGCTGCAGTTAAAGGCGCAGCAATAAGTGCAGTGACTAAAGCATTAAATACCCTAAATATTGCAATAAGAAAAACAATAGATGAAGGGCTTAAAACGGTTAAAGATGCTATGAATATAAATGCTAATGTTACTCCTGTAACTACAGAAGCTGATGCTACTGTTAAATAACTACTTATAATTTATTTTAAAAAAAGATAAGTAAACCAAATAATAAAGTCAATTAAGGGAAATGCTGTTCTTTATGAGAGTAGTGTTTCTTTTATTTATATCTAGTCTCTTTATTAAGGGGAAGGGAGAAAGGAGGCACGTAATTATGAAAATAAATATTAAAAATATTAAAGTAAAAAGTATTTGTGCAACATTATTTATTTCTTTATTCCTTTCTTGTAATAATTCAGGACCAGAGCCTAAAGAGCTCAGGGAAGGGCAAGCAGCTATGGCTGATGGCACAGTAGTTGATTTATCAAAATTAGGTAAGAAGATAGAGGATGCTGTTGTTTTTGCTGATGGTGTAAAAGAAATATCTACTTTAGTGAAGTCAGTAATAGAAGAGTTGCCTAAAGTAATTGCAAAGAAAATTAATGGTAGTGGTGAGCTTACTTCTGATACCGGTAATAAAAATGGTCCATTACTTGCAGGGATATTTACATTGATATTGGGTATAGAGACTAAATTAACAGGATTAGAAAAAACATCTGGAATTTCTAATGAAGTTAAGGGTAAAGTTTCTGATGCTAAAAGCAAAGTTGAAGCCTTTTTAGTTAAATTGAAAACTAATCATTCTACCCTTGATCAAGATGCTGAGATT
This genomic window from Borrelia coriaceae contains:
- a CDS encoding Vsp/OspC family lipoprotein, with the protein product MKINIKNIKVKSICATLFISLFLSCNNSGPEPKELREGQAAMADGTVVDLSKLGKKIEDAVVFADGVKEISTLVKSVIEELPKVIAKKINGSGELTSDTGNKNGPLLAGIFTLILGIETKLTGLEKTSGISNEVKGKVSDAKSKVEAFLVKLKTNHSTLDQDAEIPKAINIKSDGSKGGNELKALNTAVDALLNTANGALAAVMKEFKEPAKAIPAQNN